A stretch of the Marinitoga sp. 38H-ov genome encodes the following:
- a CDS encoding oligopeptide/dipeptide ABC transporter ATP-binding protein produces the protein MSQKKVLLQVDNLKKYFPVRAGVFKKVVAHVQAVDDVSFKVFEGETIGLVGESGCGKSTTGMTILRLLNPTSGRIVVDGLDTTPMFMKGSKARKYINETYVNRFNEMKNKYKTEDEVIKNLKDDVDKKYAEIYFNSGYNGLHEEMLSKLEEKRKWFRRNMQIIFQDPYSSLNPRLRIRSIIAEGLFTHGLVKNGAEATEKVKDLLEKVGLSSEYIYRFPHEFSGGQRQRIGIARALALNPKLIVADEAVSALDVSIQSQVINLLEDLQNEFKLTYVFIAHDLAVVKHISDRIAVMYLGKVVELADKKEMFDNPLHPYTVSLMSAIPIPDPEYKKKRIILQGDVPSPINPPSGCRFHPRCPIAKDICSKQEPPLVELEDGHQVACHFAGQFKG, from the coding sequence ATGTCTCAGAAAAAAGTTCTATTGCAAGTTGATAACTTAAAAAAATATTTCCCTGTAAGAGCAGGTGTTTTCAAAAAGGTTGTAGCTCATGTACAAGCGGTTGATGATGTTTCATTTAAAGTATTTGAAGGTGAAACAATAGGTTTGGTTGGAGAATCAGGTTGTGGTAAAAGTACTACAGGTATGACTATATTAAGATTATTAAATCCAACATCAGGAAGAATTGTTGTTGATGGTTTAGATACAACTCCTATGTTTATGAAAGGATCTAAAGCTAGAAAATATATTAATGAAACCTATGTAAATAGATTTAATGAAATGAAAAATAAGTATAAAACTGAAGATGAAGTAATAAAAAATTTGAAGGATGATGTAGATAAAAAATATGCAGAAATATATTTTAATAGTGGATATAATGGTTTACATGAAGAAATGTTGTCTAAATTAGAAGAAAAAAGAAAATGGTTTAGAAGAAATATGCAAATAATTTTCCAAGATCCATATTCTTCTTTAAACCCTAGATTAAGAATTAGAAGTATTATAGCCGAAGGATTATTTACACACGGACTAGTAAAAAATGGAGCAGAAGCTACAGAAAAAGTTAAAGATTTATTAGAAAAAGTTGGTTTATCTTCAGAGTATATTTATAGATTTCCACATGAATTTTCTGGAGGACAAAGGCAAAGAATCGGTATTGCAAGAGCATTGGCGTTAAATCCAAAATTAATTGTTGCCGATGAAGCTGTTTCTGCATTGGATGTTTCTATTCAATCACAAGTTATAAACTTGTTGGAGGATTTACAAAATGAATTTAAATTAACATATGTGTTTATTGCTCATGATTTAGCTGTTGTAAAACATATTTCTGACAGAATTGCTGTAATGTATCTTGGTAAAGTAGTTGAATTAGCAGATAAAAAAGAAATGTTTGACAATCCATTGCATCCATATACAGTATCATTAATGTCTGCAATTCCTATACCAGATCCTGAGTATAAAAAGAAGAGGATTATTTTACAAGGGGATGTTCCAAGTCCTATTAATCCTCCAAGTGGATGTAGATTCCACCCGAGATGTCCAATTGCAAAAGATATTTGTTCTAAACAAGAACCGCCACTAGTAGAATTAGAAGATGGACATCAAGTAGCATGTCATTTTGCTGGACAATTTAAAGGATAA
- the cas6 gene encoding CRISPR-associated endoribonuclease Cas6, with amino-acid sequence MRLKLYLDYNELILPIHYNHILQGMILKYIDNEDYAEFIHDKGYEYGKRKYKMYTFSRIFGEFELNKNFVKYKNKGQLIISSADNQLMMYVMDRMFRNPIIELLNQKVKISKIDYSSIIPSEKLTVVTKSAITVYSTFEKDGKKKTYYYTPYETEFNELIRKNLINKYKAFYNREPKSYNFHIKNIKNAKEVIVKYKNIVIKGWMGKFELNGDPDLIQFAYDSGIGSKNSIGFGCVEKI; translated from the coding sequence ATGAGACTAAAATTATATTTAGATTATAATGAATTAATTTTGCCAATTCATTATAACCATATTTTACAAGGTATGATATTAAAATATATAGATAATGAAGATTATGCAGAATTTATACATGATAAAGGTTATGAATATGGAAAAAGAAAGTATAAAATGTATACATTTTCTAGAATATTTGGAGAATTTGAATTAAATAAAAATTTTGTAAAGTATAAAAATAAAGGACAATTGATTATATCTTCAGCAGATAATCAATTGATGATGTATGTCATGGATAGAATGTTTAGAAATCCTATAATAGAATTATTAAATCAAAAGGTAAAAATATCAAAAATAGATTACTCCTCCATTATTCCTTCAGAAAAATTAACTGTAGTAACAAAATCAGCAATTACTGTTTATTCTACTTTTGAAAAGGATGGAAAGAAAAAAACTTATTACTATACGCCATATGAAACAGAGTTTAATGAATTAATTAGAAAAAATTTAATTAATAAATATAAAGCTTTTTATAATCGAGAACCAAAAAGTTATAATTTTCACATAAAAAATATAAAAAATGCTAAAGAAGTAATTGTTAAATATAAAAATATTGTGATAAAAGGTTGGATGGGTAAATTTGAATTAAATGGAGATCCTGATTTAATTCAATTTGCATATGACAGTGGAATAGGAAGTAAAAATTCAATAGGGTTTGGATGTGTAGAAAAAATTTAA
- the cas10 gene encoding type III-A CRISPR-associated protein Cas10/Csm1, with the protein MEIPISYLTSELWRVLFRKEKRKLSYDELKKYFGLNINHNPKILDELNFLELEDENNINQKLLNVFSTISKNKNSKKTKSYFPISIIDYEGNYEKIVFPDSENTTTYDEIVENLKNDLKENQTLNKIMYILEKYLSFVPATTGKEIEVSLYEHSRVKSQIYTSYILSENKEKPFLLLHGDMSGTQKFIYTINTKGALKSLRARSVYLQLLQEVFVDTLLEKLDLSRIHIHFIGGGNFYLILPNSEKNKEIISKTILEFNSWILAKHPELQIITNIEEFGIFELKEDISKVFSRSSKKINNKKYHPYSVEDLKELFKIKYEKISSDKICDICNVYSENLKEKKEQLVCDFCDSMIEFGKDLIEGSAIIEDPYGYLEIFGKRFIVVKDIKEEYKGYIYNLGKYLKVKNNLTPILLSLYTPKRHTTLEELSEKSIGRKLIGVFRSDVDNLGSIFSTYIEEPTLQKVSTLSKMLNRFFSSYVPTICAGKVPKKYEKRIFYVNENNSPERNVMIIYAGGDDLFYVGAWNEVFESALEIKNIFDNFVKNSDITLSGGFILENNKTALKWLAEFSGKAEDMAKSNKKGEKEKDSLTLIPDFTMKNSTFFWDEVEEIYKLIRKIIGEERISNKEQQVNVNEYKNNISRSLLYKLFGISQNVVLKDSEIERKEEENLQKPLLYYTYARGNNEDKKIIGSILNEKINNKLFKTIQIVDLYIRK; encoded by the coding sequence GTGGAAATACCTATTTCTTATTTAACTTCAGAATTATGGCGTGTTTTATTTAGAAAAGAAAAAAGAAAATTATCATATGATGAATTAAAAAAATATTTTGGATTAAATATTAATCATAATCCCAAAATATTAGATGAATTAAATTTTTTAGAGTTAGAAGATGAAAATAATATTAATCAAAAATTACTAAATGTTTTTTCAACAATTAGTAAAAATAAAAATTCTAAAAAAACTAAAAGCTATTTCCCTATTAGTATAATAGATTATGAAGGAAATTACGAAAAAATAGTTTTTCCGGATAGCGAAAATACAACAACATATGATGAGATTGTTGAAAATTTAAAAAATGATTTAAAAGAAAATCAAACATTAAATAAAATTATGTATATATTAGAAAAATACTTATCTTTTGTACCTGCTACGACTGGAAAAGAGATAGAAGTTTCATTGTATGAACATTCTAGGGTTAAATCTCAAATTTATACATCGTATATATTATCTGAAAATAAGGAAAAACCATTTTTATTGTTGCATGGAGATATGTCTGGAACACAAAAATTTATATATACAATAAATACTAAAGGTGCATTAAAATCTTTGAGGGCAAGATCAGTATACTTGCAATTATTGCAAGAAGTTTTTGTAGATACATTATTAGAAAAACTTGATTTATCAAGAATTCATATTCATTTTATAGGTGGAGGCAATTTTTATTTAATATTACCAAATTCTGAAAAAAATAAAGAAATTATATCTAAAACTATTTTAGAGTTTAACTCTTGGATATTAGCAAAACATCCTGAATTGCAAATAATTACTAATATAGAAGAATTTGGAATTTTTGAATTAAAAGAAGATATATCAAAAGTCTTTAGCAGAAGTTCTAAAAAAATTAATAATAAAAAGTATCATCCATATTCTGTAGAAGATTTAAAAGAATTATTTAAAATAAAATATGAAAAGATTTCTTCTGATAAGATTTGTGATATATGTAATGTTTATTCAGAAAATTTAAAAGAGAAAAAGGAACAATTGGTATGTGATTTTTGTGATTCTATGATAGAATTTGGAAAAGATTTAATAGAAGGAAGTGCAATAATTGAAGATCCATACGGATATTTAGAGATATTTGGAAAGAGATTTATAGTTGTTAAAGATATAAAAGAAGAATATAAAGGATATATATATAATTTAGGAAAATATTTAAAAGTAAAAAATAATTTAACTCCAATATTGCTATCATTATATACTCCAAAGAGACACACTACATTAGAAGAATTAAGTGAAAAATCTATAGGAAGGAAATTAATAGGTGTATTTAGATCAGATGTTGATAATTTAGGATCTATATTTTCTACATATATAGAAGAACCAACATTACAAAAAGTTAGTACATTATCGAAAATGCTTAATAGATTCTTTTCATCCTATGTTCCTACTATATGTGCTGGAAAAGTACCAAAAAAATATGAAAAAAGAATTTTTTATGTAAATGAAAATAATTCCCCAGAAAGAAATGTAATGATTATTTATGCCGGTGGAGATGATTTGTTTTATGTAGGGGCATGGAATGAGGTTTTTGAAAGTGCATTAGAGATTAAAAATATATTTGATAATTTTGTAAAAAATTCAGATATAACATTATCAGGTGGTTTTATTTTAGAAAATAATAAAACAGCATTAAAATGGTTAGCTGAATTTTCTGGGAAAGCTGAAGATATGGCTAAATCAAATAAAAAAGGCGAAAAAGAAAAAGATTCATTAACCTTGATTCCGGATTTTACTATGAAAAATTCAACATTTTTTTGGGATGAAGTAGAAGAAATTTATAAACTCATAAGAAAAATAATAGGTGAAGAACGCATTAGTAATAAAGAACAACAAGTTAATGTAAATGAATATAAAAATAATATAAGTAGATCATTATTGTATAAGCTTTTTGGAATATCTCAAAATGTTGTTTTAAAGGATTCTGAGATAGAAAGAAAAGAAGAAGAAAACTTACAAAAACCATTACTATATTATACATATGCAAGAGGAAATAATGAAGATAAGAAAATAATAGGAAGTATATTAAATGAAAAAATAAATAATAAACTATTTAAAACAATACAAATAGTAGATTTATATATTAGAAAATAA